TCTCCCGCCCTGTCTTCCCTTGGACGTCTGGGAGCCAGCAATCATGAGCGATTGGACGGCTCCGGCTATCCCCATGGTCTTTCAGGCTCCTTGCTAGGGGCCGAAACCCGGCTGCTGGCGGTTGCTAACTGGTACGAAGGCGCTCTCCGTGAAAAAGCTTACCGCCCAGCCCTCAGTCGAGATACGGCTGCGAAGCATCTTAGAGAGAGCACCAGGCAAGGTCACTTTGATGCGCGGGCGGTAGCTGCGGTCCTGGACGTGACCGGCCATAAATTGGCGACGCCGGCTATCGAAGCAAAACGCTATCCCGCCGGTTTAACTGAGCGCGAGGTGGAAGTGCTGCTTCTAGTAGGACGCGGCCTTACCAATAAAGAAATCGCTTCCAGACTAGTTATATCGCCGCGCACGGTCCAGCAGCACACCCTCCACATCTATAACAAGATTGGCGTATCCACCCGCGCCGCTGCCACTCTATTCGCAGCCGAGCATGACCTCTTTTCGCCGTGGACATGACCTGTTACCCCTTTTGACTAGCCCTTGACAGCCCGCCCTCACCACACTAGGGTAACAGTCGCTAAACAGCACCTTTAATTCATCCCAAGGAGTATTCACGTGCCTACATTCATCGGGTTCGGCACCTACAAGGGAAAGAAGAGCGGCGAGCAAGAACTGTCCGTAGGCAAGGCCGCCCGCGCCTGGGTCGACACCAACGGCGGCCGCATCCTCAGCATCTACTACATGGAGACCGGCGAGCCCAACGTCCTCATCGCCTTTGAGGGCCGCGGCCTGGAGCAGGCCGCCAAGTGCTTCAAGGACCTCGAAGCCCAGCAGAGCCTGAGCATCAAGATGATTCGAGGCTTCACCGAGGGCGAAAAAGAACGCGCCAACCAGGGCAAGGCCTGGGTCTCCTAACAGCGCATCCCGTGATTCCAGCGAAGGTTGAGCACCTAAAATCATCCAATCTGAAATCCCGATGCCAATCGAGACTGGAATCCAGTCCCCCCCATCTTTTTCAGCAGGGTAATACTTAGGAGTAATACTTACATGACCATGACCATAGTTGGCTACGACCCGCGCACCGGCCAGTTCGGCGGCGCGGTGGCCACCAAAAACATCGGTGTCGGCTCGCGAGTCCTTAAGGGCAAGGGCGAAGTAGGGATGGTCGGCTTCAGCGGCCACGAAGTCCAGCGAATGCGCGCCATCGCCATGCTTGAGCTCGGTTTCCCAGCCCCCGTGGTTCTCGACGCCATCAAGGCCGTTTGCAACGGTCGAGGCCAGTACAGCCTCATAGACCGCAAGGGCATCTCCGCCGCCTGGACCGCTCCCGCCCAGTTCCCCTGGGCCGGCAGCCGAAACGGTAAGAACTACGCCTGCGGCGCTAACACCATGGTCGGCCCGGAGGTAGTGCAAGCCCTGGGCGACACCTTCGAGAAGACCGAAAGCAGCGGCCTGCCGCTGGAAGAGCGCCTCCTTCAGTGCCTCGAAGCCGCCCAGGCCACCGGCGGCGATAATCGAGGCCGCCAGTCCGCCGCCATCCAGGTCCACTGGAAGCGCGTCGACGCCAACCCCTTCCTCGACCTCCGCGTCGACGACCACCCCAATCCTATCCCCGAGCTGCGGGCCGTCGTCCACATCTACCGACAGACCTATCCCCAGTACGGCTCCCGCACCTGGCCAGAACTGGAAGGCACCGGCGGCTATCCTATCCTTTATCCATAGGGCTTCTTTTATCGATGAATTCGAGGCGCCACAGGGAATCCAGAGAGGGGTTTGCCTTCATGTCTGCTCTTATGCCATTGAGACGGAGGATTCGGGCGTCAGGTCCTCCCTCTTCTCCTTGGAATGAGAAGAGGGGGTTAGGGGATGATGAGGTTCCTAACTTCTACTTTCCTCTCTTCCTCGTAGGAAGAGGAGGATAAAGGGGGAGATGGTTTTATGACCATGACCATCGTCGGCTTTGACCCGCGCACCGGCCAGTTCGGCGGCGCGGTGGCCACCAAAAACATCGGTGTCGGCTCGCGAGTCCTTAAAGGCAAGGGCGAGGTCGGCATGGTCGGGTTCAGCAGCACCGAGACCCATCGCCTGCGCGCCCTCAAGATGCTGGAACTGGGCTTCCCAGCCCACGTCGTCATCGACGCCATCAAGGCCATCTGCCAGGGCCGAGGCCAGTACAGCATCATCGACCGTAAAGGCGTATCCGCCGCCTACACCACCCCCACCTGCTTCCCATGGGCTGGCAGCCGGTCGGGCAAGAACTATGCCTGCGGCGCCAACACCATGGTCGGCCCGGAGGTAGTTCAGGCTTTAGGTGACACTTTTGAAAAGACCGAAAACAGCGGCCTGCCCCTCCACGAGCGCCTGCTCCAGTGCCTCGAAGCCGCCCAGGCCACCGGCGGCGACAACCGGGGCCGCCAGTCCGCCGCCATCCGCGTCTTCAGCAGCCGCATCGACCCCGACACCGCCCTGGACCTCCGCGTCGACGACCACCCCAACCCCATCCCTGAACTCCGCTCCATCGTCCACATCTACCTCCAGACCTACCCCGGCTCCTGGTCCACCAACCGACCTCCCATGCCCGGCACTGAAGAGCAGGGCGCATACCCAATCCTTTATCACTGAGCGGATAGTCTGATGCCTAAAAAGAAAGTCCTCGTTACCGGCATGAGTGGCCGAATCGGTAAGGCCCTCCTCAAGCACCTCGGCCCCAAATACGACTTCACCGCCCTGAACCGACGCCCCATGGACGGCGTCCGCAGCGTCACCGGCGACGTTACAGACCTGGCTTCTATACAACCTCACTTCCAGGGCCAGGACGTCGTCGTCCACCTGGCCGCGGCGCTCAGCCAGGCTTCTTTTGAAGACATCCTTCAGCGCAACATCGCCGGCACATACAACGTCTTCGAGGCCGCCCACCGGGCCGGGGTCAAGCGCGTCGTCTTCGCCTCCAGCGGCTCCATCGTCCTCAACTACACCCTCGACCCGCCATATCGAGAGCTTGAATCCGGCGAGTACCACAAGCTGCCGCCCACCTGGCCCAAGCTAACCCACCGCGACCCTATCCGCCCCAAAGACGTCTACGGCGCCAGCAAGGCCTGGGGCGAGGCCCTGGGCCGCTACTATTTCGATGCCCACGGCATGTCCGTCCTCTGCGTTCGATTCGGCTGGCTGCCTGAGGACGACCGCCCCAGCGCCGTCCGCACCTTTTCGGTCTGGTGCAGCCATCGCGACGCCGCCCAGATGGTCCAGCGCTGCATCGACGCACCCCCCAACGTAGGCTTCGATATCTTCTTCTGCACTTCCGATAATAAGTACAGCTATCGAGACCTCACCCACGCCCGCGACATCCTGGGCTAC
This SAR202 cluster bacterium DNA region includes the following protein-coding sequences:
- a CDS encoding NAD(P)-dependent oxidoreductase — its product is MPKKKVLVTGMSGRIGKALLKHLGPKYDFTALNRRPMDGVRSVTGDVTDLASIQPHFQGQDVVVHLAAALSQASFEDILQRNIAGTYNVFEAAHRAGVKRVVFASSGSIVLNYTLDPPYRELESGEYHKLPPTWPKLTHRDPIRPKDVYGASKAWGEALGRYYFDAHGMSVLCVRFGWLPEDDRPSAVRTFSVWCSHRDAAQMVQRCIDAPPNVGFDIFFCTSDNKYSYRDLTHARDILGYVPQDRAEDWRGR
- a CDS encoding DUF1028 domain-containing protein, with protein sequence MTMTIVGFDPRTGQFGGAVATKNIGVGSRVLKGKGEVGMVGFSSTETHRLRALKMLELGFPAHVVIDAIKAICQGRGQYSIIDRKGVSAAYTTPTCFPWAGSRSGKNYACGANTMVGPEVVQALGDTFEKTENSGLPLHERLLQCLEAAQATGGDNRGRQSAAIRVFSSRIDPDTALDLRVDDHPNPIPELRSIVHIYLQTYPGSWSTNRPPMPGTEEQGAYPILYH
- a CDS encoding DUF1028 domain-containing protein: MTMTIVGYDPRTGQFGGAVATKNIGVGSRVLKGKGEVGMVGFSGHEVQRMRAIAMLELGFPAPVVLDAIKAVCNGRGQYSLIDRKGISAAWTAPAQFPWAGSRNGKNYACGANTMVGPEVVQALGDTFEKTESSGLPLEERLLQCLEAAQATGGDNRGRQSAAIQVHWKRVDANPFLDLRVDDHPNPIPELRAVVHIYRQTYPQYGSRTWPELEGTGGYPILYP